TCTGGAATACCAATCTGCAATAAGCCAAAGACTTTCCAGCTCTCACTATATAGGAGATCAGTACGTAAAGTAACCAATTAGTTTGAGACTGGAATCTAAATGCAACCCACAGTAGATGAGTACTAACTAACTTCGATCAGGCGTGACTTCTTTCTCTGCTTGGTTTGCCTTCGAAGTTCCGAGGGAGATGAGCCATGCCTGGCGTTCTCCGGGGTTTGCGGCTTTCAAGTACCAGCGCTGTTCATTAGCGACAACGACATCAAAACGAGTGTTGTCGTTTGGATACGCTGACAATTTGTGAAAGTGATAGTAAGAAACTCTGTGCATTTACGAACGCCATTGCAAGAGAGAGTAGAATTTGATACCGATAATGTCGCTTGCTGTGAGGTTAATAGAAGCTCGGCAGCCTTTCCCAACTTCATCAACGCTGTTGTAGTAGGAGAGCACGCCGCCGTGTAAGACGACCCACCTTGCTTGCCAACCTGTAAGATCGTTAAATTTCGTAAGATGCGAAAATACTATTAAATGTAACTTtgaattttgtatttaaagcTTTGCTGAAAATCTGTGCTTACCACCCCAATAATTTGTCCATTTGAAAAGTGTTCCTTCAATATCGCTGTTTAGTGACATCACattatttaaacatataaTTCAAAGTCTACACAAACATCTAATATATCCAACACTAAATGCTAAAAACAATCAACTAGATTTtagaattttaaacatttcaatcAAGTGTAAATCACACTATGATACTAGAATATAAACTTTCGCAAATTCATTTGCAAATGAGACTGATAATTTGTGATAAACATGTGTTTTTGAAAGCATCTGGATGCAAAGTAATTGTATGACTTTGAAGATAATTCATAGCAATGTTACAGTGATCACATGTTCCCTGCGTAGAATAGCTTTGTCATAATTGCAggtaaatcaaataaaatcataTACAATTAGTCTATGAAAAACATCAGAGGCCTAAAGCAACTGTTGCTTTGAGAGCAACTGTAATTGGTGTATGATGCATAAGATGTTGGAACACATTAACGGATATGGAAACAATTATTGAAATAGCTTACTATTTCGAATATTGGGAGCAATAATTAAAAGCATGACGAGCATAAACTGATAACACTGAATCATCACACAACCCCAAAATTAACTTGACCAACAATTTCACATTTGTTTCACTTACTTCAACATTAAAGTTTAATTGAGTGATTCTGACAGCAACAGGATAAATGATTTTTAGGAACTATCATTGTGCTATATTAGCGTTATCATATCTCATaatcaataataatataatccGCGGGGCCGGTGGAAAACTTCTATTCAAAATTATTCAATAAtagtttttgttcaaaacagAATATTATTCAATGATCAAATTTTCGTCGATTGATGGGAATTTCTCGTAAAATGCTTTATAAAGTTTAAAGCATTGCTCTGGTGCGAATACTCCACAGACTTCCCTGCACGAATGCATACTGAGCTGTGCCCCACCGACATCAACAGTGCGCATGCCCAGACGCGTTGCCAAGATTGGACCTATAGTGGAGCCGCATGGAGAATCATTACGTACCATCACATCTTGAATAGGGATGCCAGCCAAACGAGCTGATTCTCGGAGTATTGTGGCTGTGATAGCTGTTGTAGCGTAACGTTGGTTGTTGTTTGTCTTAATGACGGGACCTCCGTGCAATGTTGGTCGCATGTTTTCTTCGTGTTTATCTGAGTAATTGGGGTGGATAGCATGAGCCATGTCAGCGCTAACCATCAACGATTTTGGGATGCTCTCTTCAAAGGCACATGGATTTGTTGGATCTGATGAAATCCTCCTCATTGCATACTCTGTAATGGAGGATCCAGCTCCCTGTGCACTGCTCGAACCCACCTCCTCATTGTCGAACAAAGTAACCATCCGGACATTTGGCTCAGATTCCAAATCCGAAGATTCAATTAATCCATGCAATGCTGTATAACTGCTCAGTAAATTATCCAGTCGAGGGGCAAAGATGAAATCCTTAAGCAAGCCTCCGATCGCACACGGCTGATGGTCAGCAAGAAACAAATCCAAATCAACAACATCCTCTGGATTTGCTCCTGACGCTGTTGCTAGGGCTTGCACGAAGACAGAGGGATGTTTCTGGGCACAGCCTTGATCACAGGCAACTTTATTCAGCTGTGAATCAACGCTCGAGGCAAGAATTGGAACCATGTGGGTCTCCTTGTTTATGGAAAATTGGTCGTTCATTCCTCTCTGCAAGTGAATGGCCAAGTGAGGAACACGCATGATCGGTTCATCGATATGAACCAGAGTGGAGTGAATCTTATTTTCTTTTGACACCAGGAGACGACCAGCGACCTTGAGATCTCTGTCAAACCAACTATTCCAATTTCCACCTCCATAACATTCAGTTCCAACTTGAATGAATCCATGCTTTTCCCGAGCGCTCTTCACTTTAACTCGCAGACACGGACTGTCTGTATGCGCTCCCACCAGTGTGAAACCATTACCCGGACGAAAATTTCCACCAACAGCAAAGGCAATGATTGTAGATTGATTGCGAGTGAAAAAGCATTTATCATTGGGCTTAATATTCCACTGGTCTCGTTCTCGAATCtccttaaaatttgcattgaGAAGAAGTTTTCGGCATTCATCAACAACATGGTAAGGTGACGGTGAAGCGTTGACAAACTTCAGGAATCCTTCAGCAAATTCTAACGCAGAAGATTTGGTAACAGACATTTTCTATAAAGCTTTACAAGATATGTATGATAGATATATAAAGCAAGAAACTGAGTATGAATGAATACCAGTTAGTAAAGTATATGTAATTATATCCTAGAAAAACCTAAAGTTATGATATGAATTATATTTTCTGCAATCagtttatttggaaaaaacatATCTTAAAAACAGTTTACACTTAAAATATAGAAATAGTATGGGCCTGTACAGCTGTAACAATATACTTGATCTAAAGAAGGCAAGAAACCTTAACTATGTGATGcgaactgaaaatattttaagctaCGGGCTACAATATGATACGATTTGCAAGCTATTTTAAAGATAAGCTGTATGCTTACAGCCTTgctgggtctagtatacaagtgcacaaccagatgacgtcacaatttgagtagctgggacCAACATACGAAggtatcctgtggttgtgcacttgtatactagacccgcCTTGCTCCCACTGTAAACGCATTTTCTGAAACTGGCCTAAACAGAAATTCATTTACCACTACGCTTACGCGCAGTTGAAAGCTCATACTGTCATATTATGCCGGATAAATTTATGGAAAAGCGTCAACATTGAGAGACGCCTTTAAAGCTAAAGAAGATTGTACGCGTTTTATATTTCATCAAGATGATACTGGGATGTCAAAACGTGTCACCTCATGTAATTAATCAAGTCACCTCATGTAATTATAATGTGGGACAACTCAACATCTCTACAAAACGGACAGGATAGTTTTGAAAGAAACATACTGTGCCTTCAAATAGGtctataaataaaaacatttccatAGCGTATCGGCTTTAGCTGAAAGTCGGTTACCATCCTCTCTAGACTAGAGTATAGGGCCTAGGTTATTATACCACCGAGACAAATTTTTGACACAATTTGGTTAGACCTTGTCTACATGAATGCTAAGCTAgatttatacaaaaataaaactgatgtTATTGGGTGCTAATACTTCAAGATgtctgaattaaaaataaagcatCAGGTGAAACAGTtctttacatttttaaaatacgCGTTTAGATTTAGATTTAGATGTCAGTTTTGATTACGTCACACAATAGAAAATTTCCCCAAGTCACGAACGTGAATGAAGAAATCTTCTGTATTTCTCATAAACAACTACTGCAACATGCAGAATACTTTATTTTGTCTCATCAACATATCAGTGGTTAATTACTACTCTATAACTAGTATTGTATTGTGGTTTATTCTTCTTTATTAGTTTTCCAACAAGGATTAAGGGCAAGTggtttgattttgttatttacgaTAACTTCCCGAACTAAACTTAGGCCGGCTTTGTAGCCCAACGGTCGCATTAAATGCGGATCGTATTATTATCATATTATTATCGATTTTTGTTCGATATCCAGTGGCGCTATACCTATACCTTTGCAATACCTTTGGGAAAGGCATTAACGACTTTTAGTTTCGGTTACCGAGCCTTtttgcaagttccgattgtcacagatttctaatttgattttttgaaaacattactGAAGctggaaattaaaaattcattgAAGTATTTATGTATTAGTACATTAGTTACTAAAACTACAGCCGCATTTAGTGGTAAAATTTTGGTCACGATTCCAAACggtaatgcaaaattttattttcctaAACTAAATCAAATTGTGTGTATAGATTTTATGATAGAACATATACCGTAAGTATTTTTTGCAGGTAGGAATAATGTAATTTAAATTGGATTCatagaatttaaatttttttctttatcagtCTTTTTAATCAATTAGAATAACTTTCTATTAATGCTGTTAGAAAATTCCACAATGTTTGTGATATGTTAATACCTTACTTTTACACTTTTTTGACACTTAgtggttgtttgttttatgaaattttccTGCTCGGTCGCGGTAAAGGGCTGTAAGTGATGACTGATAATACTTTGGTTGTAAGTGAAGACGTGAAGTATCGCattgtataaattattattactgtacCAAATTGACCAGTCTTGAGTTGAACTAACTGTTTGAAGTTATGTAACATGCTGACATTAATTCGTAGATTGTTGAAGTAAGCAAGGATAACTTAGTTTGTTGTCAAAAACTTCGTACTGAAAAACCCAAAGTAGCAAACTGCACACCCTGACTGCAGAGTTCAGGGGTTTGGCATAAGCGCATtcagttttgctttttatgaGCTTCAGTGCCGGGGTCTAGAATACAAGTGGACAACCAGAGGATGTTTTTGTGTACTAGATCCCAGCTATTcaagttgtgacgtcatctggttgtgcacttgtgtaCTAGGCCTAGATCCCAGTGCCTCACTTAAGGTGCATTATTTCGCACTTAATGACTTTGACAGAACTTCagtgcactcaattttcaattgatttaaagattgaataagtCAATTTGTTTAGATTACTGTGTAATTGCGCATTGCCTAAACGTGTACATCCATTGTGTCTGAGCATTTTTGCGCATCGCacaatttgtcatttttggttgtttgacgcacccaagatcttgctgaaaacggccatactctgcagtccagCTGCACACCTAGTGCCTGAAACTAGTTTCCAGCgtcatatttttgtaaagacGAATTGATCAGTTATGTTAGTTCcatatttgcatattttaagcAAATATTGCGATATCTGTACGCACACGCTTTCACATCATAGGCTATTGGAACACAGCCAACCACCAACCCTTTCCAAGTTCAAAGATCTCTTAGTACACTGGCCatcttatattttgtttttattttactatatacaAGTTCAAGAAGTTAGGTTTGTTAGATATGACCCCACCATGGACAATAAGTTGCAAACGCAAAGCTAATGTGTGGGCAAAGCTGTGTAATAAGCGTTTATCCAAAATTTTCATGGAGAAAGTCAGTATCCGGTGCTCACCCATAGTGGAAGGTGTGGCTCCTGCATGCACGAGATTCCTTAACTTGTCCgctaaacttttttatgttcatgccaatttataattaatgaataaaaaatggTTATTTGAACGCCAGTTAATAGTAAATAAACATGGAATTGAAGCTTCAGTGCACACCATCACGTCAAAATCTACGTTTTTGCATGTACAATTTATAGTCGAAAATTGCCATACTTTTCAATCGGACTGCTCACTCACCCATTGAACTTTAGTCTTTGTTTGGTGTTTTGTTCGATGGCTAAGTGAGTGATTTTATGTGTGGTCTGTGTTTTCATCAGCCATCACTTTGCTGCTTTGCTCGACTTGCaggtatggcagtttttgacgaGAAATTATACgtgcaaagacgcaaattttggtgtgattATGTGTACTGAAGgcttaattatttatttattaaaaatcagcgtgaagataaaaaagtttggtggtCACGTTGATGTACCTTGTGTGTACATGTGCCACACCTTGCATTATAGCTGCTTTGTAGAAGTTTTGGAGAAGTTCACATCGgccaaacattttgcaaactcTACTGTCTTGCATGGAGGCAGTTCCTAAATAAGACTAAAGGTACACAACTTGCAAACTAAGAAGAATCTTGTAATATGACAGTGCATTTAGTTAAAGACAGAAAAACAGGGATGCTGTGAACTCTAAAAAACAACAGTAATTTGTATTTGTGGATTTTCTACTTAGGTTGCATTACTTGCATATTACGTTTACTTGCTATATGTTTTCTGTATCGTTTACATCACAAAACATATTGGACTCGCTTATTTTttactgttgccaatatcaCTGTACTACTGGGAGTACTTGATACAATCAAGAATGTGTgaagaagtttttgttttgcagtgaaacAGTTGCCACCATTTATGTAAAATCTCTGTTTTAAGTTTGGTTGTGTGGAGGGAAGGAAAAGGCTGTACAACATGCTCAGATCAGCCCTGCACAAAGTGGGGCCTATTGTCAATTTGCCAGGTCGCTTCTCCAGATATTGTAAGTGGCGTATTCCTAATCAAGATTTGACATAAACGCACagtgtttgtaatttttagtttatttaatggTTTATAAATATTGTGCCGAGAAGATGCGTTAACTGATTGTTTTTGATTGGATTATTATGTGCTACTCAGGTCAATTTATACCAAGTACACCCCCCTTGTAATGGAGCAACACTGCAAGGGATTAAAATCTTTCTTTTTTAAGATGTATGTGAAATTTATGTGTTTGTTTATCTGCAGCCTGTGTGAAAATATGTCAACGAAACCAAAGCACTGATAATCGAATTGAAGTATTTGTGAACGACCAATCAGTATGGGTTGAACCAGGTTTGTTCCTGTATATATCTGTATGCTTACGATTTTGTTTAGCGCAATTACAATCGTAAGCAATTATTACTTGCAGTGCTAACACAGCTGAGATCTCAATTGTAATGGTTAATGGAATTGAAACACATTTTCAGGCACAACGGTTTTACAAGCTTGTGAAATTGCTGGCATTCAGATTCCAAGATTTTGCTACCACGATCGTCTTTCTGTGGCTGGCAATTGCAGAATGTGTTTAGTCGAAATAGAACGTTCTCCAAAGGTACATATATTTGTAATGTAGTCATTGCTGTATATGCCTAATACTCACGTGCCCTTGCACTGGCAATTTATTTCTCATTTGACCTTTCATTTCTGTTGTTGCCATGGCCTCAGTTTGCAAACAACATTATGGTATTAATAGCTTAATAATTTTAAGCCACATGGCAGGTTTATTATAACTGCAGAATTGTATTGATATTTGTGattatatatttgtttgagCTTAGGCCTGGCAAGACATTTACAAAGAAAACTGGTCTTCATAGTAAAGAAGACAAGTAGAAAGCTATTTATAATAGGAAATCAACGTTATATTAATTAGCACCAGGCATTAATCTGTTCTTAACTTAAGTCCATtcgtttttttgttaaagccGCAAGCATCTTGTGCCATGCCTGTCATGAAAGGAATGAGAATAAAACCTGACTCGGATGTGTCCAAGAAGGCAAGAGAAGGTGTGATGGAATTCCTGCTCGCAAATCATCCCTTAGATTGCCCAATCTGTGACCAAGGTGGCGAGTGCGATTTACAAGTATGtctgtgatgtaacaaaccGGTATTGTTTATTGATAGGCTTAAGTTAGTTTTGGGTGGGAGCGGTAGGTTTAATCTGTTTGCAAGTTTATTTCCAGCCTGTTTGTTTCCTTGCGTTTAACCTTTTTGTAGTTCTTGATTTAAGATATTTTCCTTAATATCTTTCTCTCCACCGATAAGCTTTCTTGATTATAACAGCACTATTTTGTGCACAAAACAACCCAAAAATGCAACTTGTTTATAACTGACCATTAGAAtctgctgtaaaaacactgtTTGCTTGTTTATATTCAGGATCAATCCATGATGTATGGATCAGATAGGAGTCGATTTCTTGAGCATAAAAGAGCAGttgaagataaaaatattggACCTTTGGTAAAAACAATCATGACACGATGCATTCAGTGCACACGATGCGTCAGGTAGACTCTTTTATATggatctgttttttttttcattttcttatgAAATCTAATATATATTAGATGGATTTTATATCTTATATTTCAtggattttaatttttcaccaCTGTGTTCTCAATGGCATTTCTGTTTGGTGATCTTTTACATATAGTGGATGCTTTTTTGTATCAAACATAGAATATTATCATCACGGAATAAGTTCTATGTTGCCTGAATAACTTCATTTAAAGAATAACTCCACACATCTTTTCTGTACTTAGTCCTTTGTTGAATCAGTTTTCCATCAGACCGCGATGATCTTGTTTCAATATGTGTAGTTTTGTTTTCCgtgataattttgttttgttgttgaattaaTACCTTCATGCATCCCTTTATGCTACTTTGTTATGTATCATTGTAGTTGCATTatgcatttttctttctttggtTTCATCTTTGCATGCATTACCAATGTTGTCATTCAAAGATTTGCCGATGAAATTGCCGGAGTGTCTGAGTTGGGTACAACAGGTCGCGGTAATGACATGCAGATTGGAACGTACGTTGagaaaatgttcaagtctgaATTGTCTGGAAACATTATTGATATCTGCCCTGTGGGGGCGTTAACCTCGAAACCTTATGCATTTACAGCAAGGCCATGGGAGACAAGGTCAGCTTTGTTTACTTTGGTTGATCTGTGAAAAGaacttgtattattattatttgtattttgaaattacATATTTGTACTatttgtattaaaattttcaaaccttgctgaaagaaaatgtGGAAAAATTTGGCCATTTCTAGatccaaaaaaaaacaaaataagcaaATCAAACTAATATATCCCAGGAGCATTTTTAAAGAACACATTTTTGTGTCTTTACAGGAAAACAGAATCAATTGATGTCATGGACGCCGTAGGAAGCAACATCATCGTCTCAACGAGAGCTGGGGATGTCTTGAGGATTCTGCCCCGTCTCCACGAAGATATCAACGAGGAGTGGATATCTGACAAAACGAGGTACATGTCTCCACTAGGAGTCATTGTTTCGGATGGTACATATTCAGACGTTGTGTCGTCGCTCCTTTATAGGATCTAGATTGTTTCActttgtattaatttttttggacAATTTCATTTTCCGAAGTTGCAGATTGCAATTCTTAGACGTCAATGAGTATTTTGATGTCTATGAGTGCGTATTGTGTTTAGATTCGCATGTGACGGCTTGAAAAGGCAGAGACTCACGCAACCAATGATGCGT
Above is a window of Clavelina lepadiformis chromosome 8, kaClaLepa1.1, whole genome shotgun sequence DNA encoding:
- the LOC143468900 gene encoding aspartyl aminopeptidase-like, whose amino-acid sequence is MSVTKSSALEFAEGFLKFVNASPSPYHVVDECRKLLLNANFKEIRERDQWNIKPNDKCFFTRNQSTIIAFAVGGNFRPGNGFTLVGAHTDSPCLRVKVKSAREKHGFIQVGTECYGGGNWNSWFDRDLKVAGRLLVSKENKIHSTLVHIDEPIMRVPHLAIHLQRGMNDQFSINKETHMVPILASSVDSQLNKVACDQGCAQKHPSVFVQALATASGANPEDVVDLDLFLADHQPCAIGGLLKDFIFAPRLDNLLSSYTALHGLIESSDLESEPNVRMVTLFDNEEVGSSSAQGAGSSITEYAMRRISSDPTNPCAFEESIPKSLMVSADMAHAIHPNYSDKHEENMRPTLHGGPVIKTNNNQRYATTAITATILRESARLAGIPIQDVMVRNDSPCGSTIGPILATRLGMRTVDVGGAQLSMHSCREVCGVFAPEQCFKLYKAFYEKFPSIDENLIIE